Below is a window of Gossypium hirsutum isolate 1008001.06 chromosome A12, Gossypium_hirsutum_v2.1, whole genome shotgun sequence DNA.
TTGAAAAGCAATGGAAGGGTCCTTAGCTTTGGCCTAGATGCACCCATTTGCGATTCCATGGCCTCTGTCTTAAACCTTGGGGAGAAAAAGGTTTTGAATGGTGCCCGAAATGGATTTCATGGTCTTGAAGAACAAAGAGTATCAGTTCCAAACAGAAGGGAAAACGGTGATGATTGCTCGAGTGGATCTTCTATCACGGTTTCAAACTCAATGGAGGAAGGTGGTAGAAGTTGCATTCAGGAAAATAGGATGGGCAACATTAATGGCTTCCCTTCACCAATTCCTTGTTTACCTGGTGTTCCTTGGCCTTACCCATGGAATTCCACGGTGCCTCCACCGGCATTTTGCCCATCCGGATTTCCCATGTCATTCTATCCTGCTGCAGCCTATTGGAACTGTGGGATTCCCGGCACTTGGAACGTGCCTTGGTTGTCTCCTCAGTCATCATCCACTTCTTCAAACCACAAGGCTCCAACTTCAGGTCCAAATTGGCCGACGTTGGGCAAACATTCTAGGGAAGGGGACATGGCCAAACTAGATGATTCAGAGAAACAAAAGGCAACTAAACAGAAGAACGGATGCGTTCTGGTTCCGAAAACTTTAAGGATCGATGATCCGAGTGAAGCTGCAAAAAGTTCCATATGGGCGACACTAGGGATTAAGAACGAATCACTTAGTGGGGGAGGGCTTTTCAAGGCTTTCCATCCAAAGAGTGATGAAAAGAATCATGTAGCTGAATCATCACCAGTATTGAGAGCAAACCCTGCA
It encodes the following:
- the LOC107934268 gene encoding cyclic dof factor 3 — protein: MQESKDPGIKLFGKKIHLPADGEISTLSVDEFDKAQCGNRVVDDEDYEEFDDDDDYDGVGGDGDGDGGEEEDEQKDKTEQDSLAERIADTGQEDDNIQPSNREESTNPETSPEPNVNPKTPSIDEETGKSKTGKTDKEQSDGSKSQEKTLKKPDQILPCPRCNSMDTKFCYYNNYNIKQPRHFCKACQRYWTAGGTMRNVPVGAGRRKNKNSASHYRHISISEALQAARIDAPNAAHHPALKSNGRVLSFGLDAPICDSMASVLNLGEKKVLNGARNGFHGLEEQRVSVPNRRENGDDCSSGSSITVSNSMEEGGRSCIQENRMGNINGFPSPIPCLPGVPWPYPWNSTVPPPAFCPSGFPMSFYPAAAYWNCGIPGTWNVPWLSPQSSSTSSNHKAPTSGPNWPTLGKHSREGDMAKLDDSEKQKATKQKNGCVLVPKTLRIDDPSEAAKSSIWATLGIKNESLSGGGLFKAFHPKSDEKNHVAESSPVLRANPAALSRSLNFHESS